The following are from one region of the Anaeropeptidivorans aminofermentans genome:
- a CDS encoding ABC transporter substrate-binding protein — translation MKRKSINTLSMILVGLLSFGLLSGCGGNSAAAPSDASPAKTEEKSDTLVIAMENEPPNLSGAEHNSQTAAYFNDLTYSTLFRNGVDLAPHPNLVESYEAISDSEWTFTLKQGIKFHNGEELTTADVKATLDYIKTCAETEQYSKSIGSVEIVDEYTFKIYTDGPQATLLGDLAYHSAVILPKSLIESGHDFKKEPVGCGPYKFVEWIFGEKLTFEKFDDYFDKEHMPSIKNLEVRIIPEGSTRSIALETGEADFIVEVPATEIEKLRGNENIVVLENSSTMYNYLVLNTEKEPFNNPEIRRAINMAIDKEAVVMVADNGFGDISIGQAPMGMLGSTENKADTYNLEKAKEIFAAEGVDPSTIEFSIICSNDTRKRAAEVIQSNLAELGINVAVESMDLATYFSVTSEGNFTACISNWMTSDMILFLKGALFSESINGSNRARYNNPEFDALLREAMVTLDVSEREKILTSAIEVLNETTAQIPLYQNKMFRAHKKDLEGVVVSPAGTMFFEDVSWK, via the coding sequence ATGAAAAGAAAAAGTATAAATACCTTATCTATGATTCTGGTAGGGCTGCTTTCCTTTGGGCTTTTGTCAGGCTGTGGGGGAAATTCTGCTGCAGCGCCTTCCGATGCTTCACCGGCAAAGACCGAAGAAAAATCTGATACGCTTGTAATTGCAATGGAAAATGAGCCGCCAAATCTTTCAGGCGCCGAACACAACTCCCAGACAGCAGCATATTTTAATGATTTAACTTACAGTACGCTGTTTAGAAACGGCGTAGATTTAGCCCCCCATCCGAATCTGGTTGAATCCTACGAAGCCATCAGCGATTCAGAATGGACATTTACCCTAAAGCAGGGCATTAAATTCCATAACGGAGAAGAGCTTACAACAGCGGACGTTAAGGCAACTTTGGATTATATTAAAACCTGCGCTGAAACGGAACAGTATTCAAAATCCATAGGTTCTGTGGAGATTGTAGATGAGTATACATTTAAAATATATACAGACGGCCCCCAGGCAACATTACTTGGGGACTTAGCATACCATTCAGCAGTGATACTGCCAAAGTCTTTGATTGAAAGCGGTCATGATTTCAAAAAAGAGCCTGTTGGCTGCGGCCCATATAAATTTGTAGAATGGATATTCGGCGAAAAGCTTACTTTTGAAAAGTTTGACGATTATTTTGACAAAGAGCATATGCCTTCTATTAAAAATTTAGAAGTTAGAATAATTCCTGAAGGCTCCACAAGATCAATTGCCCTGGAAACAGGAGAAGCAGATTTCATCGTAGAAGTTCCTGCTACAGAAATTGAAAAGCTTAGAGGCAATGAAAACATCGTTGTCCTTGAAAACAGCAGCACAATGTATAATTATCTTGTATTAAATACTGAAAAAGAGCCTTTTAATAACCCTGAAATAAGAAGAGCGATTAATATGGCTATTGATAAAGAGGCTGTCGTAATGGTTGCAGACAATGGCTTCGGCGATATTTCTATAGGCCAGGCGCCAATGGGCATGCTGGGCTCAACTGAGAATAAAGCCGATACATATAATCTTGAAAAAGCCAAGGAAATATTTGCGGCAGAAGGCGTAGATCCTTCTACGATTGAGTTTTCTATTATCTGCTCCAACGACACAAGAAAAAGGGCAGCGGAAGTTATCCAATCCAATTTAGCGGAATTAGGTATAAACGTTGCAGTAGAAAGCATGGATTTAGCTACTTACTTCAGCGTGACATCAGAAGGTAATTTTACGGCTTGTATATCTAACTGGATGACGAGCGATATGATTCTTTTCTTAAAAGGAGCGCTGTTTTCAGAATCCATTAACGGTTCTAACAGAGCAAGATACAATAATCCTGAATTTGATGCGCTGTTAAGGGAAGCCATGGTTACACTGGATGTTTCAGAAAGGGAAAAAATACTCACTTCTGCCATAGAAGTGCTTAATGAAACCACGGCACAAATTCCTCTTTACCAAAACAAAATGTTCAGAGCCCATAAGAAGGATTTAGAAGGTGTAGTAGTATCCCCTGCAGGAACCATGTTCTTTGAGGACGTAAGCTGGAAATAA
- a CDS encoding CGGC domain-containing protein has protein sequence MKKIAMMNCLKSNRVCTGAACLNAFNARTVGFERYRDEELELVALMWCNGCDAEADEDSGMIEKLERLQSIGTQVLHIGKCTKNKAGEECPIISKAADILERQGIQIVRGTH, from the coding sequence ATGAAAAAAATTGCCATGATGAATTGTCTGAAGTCAAACAGAGTGTGTACCGGTGCGGCCTGCCTGAACGCATTTAACGCCCGTACAGTAGGATTTGAACGATACCGTGATGAGGAATTGGAGCTGGTTGCGCTTATGTGGTGCAATGGATGCGATGCTGAAGCAGATGAAGACAGCGGCATGATTGAGAAGCTTGAACGGTTGCAGAGTATCGGAACCCAGGTTTTACATATTGGCAAATGTACGAAAAATAAAGCAGGGGAGGAGTGCCCCATTATTAGTAAAGCGGCAGATATCCTTGAACGGCAGGGAATTCAAATTGTTCGCGGAACGCATTAA